CGGTCAGCATCCGATCGCAGGCCGCCGCCACCGAGCGGCTGGTGCGGCCGGTCAGCTCGGCGGTCTCGGCCGGCGAGAGACCTTCGAGCAGGCTGAGCGCGAGCATCAGTCGTTCATCGCTCGGAAGCTCGGCGATGGCGCGCTGCAACCGCTCGCGCTTGAGCGGAAGTGGCAGGCGCGTGACGGCGCGATTCGACCCGCGCCGCGCGGCGGTCACTCGGCGGTCGGCTCCGCTCATGCCGCCCTCCGCATGCGCGTGCTCGAACCGCGGGCCGGCTTCGCGCTTCCGAGCCGGCGAGAACGGCGCGCCACGCGCTGGGCCAGAGCCTGGCGCACGGCGCGACGCAGAGCGTCCATCGCGAACGGCTTGGGGAAGCAGCCGGCGACTCCCGCGCGCTGCAGATCGGCTTCGACCTCGGTGGAACCGTAGGCGGTGACGACGATCACCGGCTGAGCCGAGCGGCCGCGGCGGAGCTTGCGCGCGAGCTCGAGTCCGCTCATGCCCGGCAGGCGCAGGTCGGTGATGACCAGATCGCTCTTTCCCCGCCGCAGCCAATCCCACGCAGCCTCGGCCGACCGGAAGGTGTCGATGGTGTAGCCATCGTCGGTCAGGCCTTCGGCGAGCGCCCAGGACGTGCTCAACTCGTCGTCGATGATGAGCAGATGCGGCATGAACGGGATCTCCGGGGTGGTGGCGGACAGGCGTTTTGCAGCCCGTGTGCCACGGAGATCCTTGATCCGTGCAATACGACGGCCGGGCGACGGATTTCGCCGTGGAAGACCCGGGCGCGGCCGGGCGCGAACGCCCAGCATGAAATGAAAACGTCAGTTAGGGCCCGAAGGCTCGACCTCGGAGGAGGGCGCGGAGGGGAATTTCATGGCGCCGGCCACACCCCGATCGTGCGCCCTGCGGGACGCCCGGTGCGATTCGCCCGCTCAACTCCGATCCGGCGGGCGAATGACGTGACTCGTTCCTGAGCGCCGGATCCCCGGCGCCGCCCCTCCGCCGGCGGGC
The window above is part of the Candidatus Sulfotelmatobacter sp. genome. Proteins encoded here:
- a CDS encoding response regulator, yielding MPHLLIIDDELSTSWALAEGLTDDGYTIDTFRSAEAAWDWLRRGKSDLVITDLRLPGMSGLELARKLRRGRSAQPVIVVTAYGSTEVEADLQRAGVAGCFPKPFAMDALRRAVRQALAQRVARRSRRLGSAKPARGSSTRMRRAA
- a CDS encoding sigma factor-like helix-turn-helix DNA-binding protein, producing the protein MSGADRRVTAARRGSNRAVTRLPLPLKRERLQRAIAELPSDERLMLALSLLEGLSPAETAELTGRTSRSVAAACDRMLTALRRALHDRAPGERVAPGSAETPGLRRAV